One genomic segment of Pseudonocardia sp. T1-2H includes these proteins:
- a CDS encoding class I SAM-dependent methyltransferase, with protein sequence MGGTELEAVQRTLLTPLRARARDASRRRPLLADRRASELVAALGLAAGGSLVPVLRAAVIDQWVGDFLAAHRGGTVVELGCGLDTRSERLGGSAVGERAHWLDIDLPEVAGLRRDLLPDAGSRTTFAGSVLDEDWLDVARRHPGPYLLVSESVLVHLPEQGVQRLVDMIGRVLPGAVLVTDTVGRAAAERLESSAPLGPLGLTFDWTCEDPVELEPWGLRLQESRRTGELPPATARRAGFSHRAGALSARLTRAERAHRLARYEVLAR encoded by the coding sequence GTGGGCGGAACAGAGCTGGAGGCCGTGCAGCGGACGCTGCTGACGCCGCTGCGCGCGCGGGCACGGGACGCGAGCCGTCGCCGGCCCCTACTCGCGGACCGTCGCGCCTCCGAGCTCGTCGCCGCGCTCGGCCTCGCCGCAGGCGGGTCGCTGGTGCCGGTTCTCCGCGCCGCCGTGATCGACCAGTGGGTCGGGGACTTCCTGGCCGCCCACCGCGGCGGCACGGTGGTCGAGCTGGGCTGCGGGCTGGACACGCGGTCCGAACGCCTCGGCGGCAGCGCCGTGGGCGAACGCGCGCACTGGCTGGACATCGACCTCCCGGAGGTCGCCGGGCTGCGCCGGGACCTGCTGCCGGACGCCGGCAGCCGCACCACGTTCGCGGGGTCCGTGCTCGACGAGGACTGGCTCGACGTCGCCCGCCGGCACCCCGGCCCGTACCTGCTGGTCTCCGAGTCCGTCCTGGTGCACCTGCCCGAGCAGGGCGTGCAGCGGCTGGTCGACATGATCGGCCGCGTGCTCCCCGGCGCGGTGCTGGTGACGGACACGGTCGGCCGGGCCGCGGCGGAGCGGCTGGAGAGCAGCGCCCCTCTCGGCCCGCTCGGCCTCACCTTCGACTGGACCTGCGAGGACCCCGTCGAGCTGGAGCCGTGGGGGCTGCGCCTGCAGGAGTCCCGGCGCACCGGCGAGCTGCCGCCGGCCACGGCCCGGCGCGCCGGGTTCAGCCACCGCGCGGGTGCGCTGAGCGCGCGGCTGACCAGGGCCGAGCGCGCCCACCGGCTCGCCCGGTACGAGGTTCTGGCGCGCTAG
- a CDS encoding flavin-containing monooxygenase produces the protein MSRQQEFSVAILGAGLGGLGMGMKLTQSGEHSFVILEKASDVGGTWRDNSYPGASCDVQSHLYWFSFDEQPDWSRVFAFQPEIKANIDRLVDRMGLRRHIRLNTEVAAAHWDEAAGVWRITAADGSEVRAKSLVTAWGQLNRPTYRDIPGRDTFRGESWHSARWNHAVDLAGKRVACIGNGASAAQLIPEVAEVAGELTVFQRTPNYVVPREDRPYEQLERKEFLEQPDKLRASRDGFYWEHEGWMGAMKQGTEVAAEFTAAARAHLEAQVPDPALREVLWPDYPIGCKRIIIADTFYPALVRDNVSLVTDKIEGVEEAGIRTSDGTLHEFDVIVYATGFETLSFNSALDITGRGGVSLNEAWRDGPQAYLGVTVSGFPNMFMLYGPNTNLGHNSIITMLECQFDYVLQGLEVSQEKDAALDVRADVQRRFNDELQAELSDSSFAGSCNSWYKTAAGRITNNWMGSVEDYKAATRRLDVDAYDLVPTGS, from the coding sequence ATGAGCCGGCAGCAGGAGTTCTCCGTCGCCATCCTCGGCGCGGGGCTCGGCGGGCTCGGGATGGGCATGAAGCTCACCCAATCCGGCGAGCACTCGTTCGTCATCCTGGAGAAGGCGTCGGACGTCGGCGGCACCTGGCGGGACAACTCCTACCCGGGCGCCAGCTGCGACGTGCAGTCCCACCTCTACTGGTTCTCCTTCGACGAGCAGCCGGACTGGAGCCGTGTCTTCGCGTTCCAGCCGGAGATCAAGGCCAACATCGACCGGCTCGTCGACCGGATGGGCCTGCGCCGCCACATCCGGCTGAACACCGAGGTCGCCGCGGCGCACTGGGACGAGGCCGCCGGGGTCTGGCGGATCACGGCCGCCGACGGCTCGGAGGTCCGGGCGAAGTCCCTGGTCACGGCGTGGGGCCAGCTCAACCGCCCGACGTACCGGGACATCCCCGGGCGGGACACCTTCCGCGGCGAGTCGTGGCACTCGGCGCGCTGGAACCACGCCGTCGACCTCGCGGGCAAGCGTGTCGCGTGCATCGGCAACGGCGCCAGCGCGGCCCAGCTCATCCCGGAGGTCGCCGAGGTCGCGGGCGAGCTGACGGTGTTCCAGCGGACGCCCAACTACGTCGTGCCCCGCGAGGACCGGCCCTACGAGCAGCTCGAACGCAAGGAGTTCCTCGAGCAGCCGGACAAGCTCCGAGCGAGCCGCGACGGCTTCTACTGGGAGCACGAGGGCTGGATGGGGGCGATGAAGCAGGGCACGGAGGTCGCCGCCGAGTTCACCGCGGCCGCCCGGGCCCACCTGGAGGCGCAGGTGCCGGACCCGGCGTTGCGCGAGGTGCTCTGGCCGGACTACCCGATCGGCTGCAAGCGGATCATCATCGCGGACACGTTCTACCCCGCGCTGGTGCGGGACAACGTCTCACTGGTGACCGACAAGATCGAGGGCGTCGAGGAGGCGGGGATCCGCACCTCGGACGGCACCCTCCACGAGTTCGACGTGATCGTCTACGCGACCGGGTTCGAGACGCTGTCCTTCAACAGCGCCCTGGACATCACCGGCCGCGGGGGCGTCTCGCTGAACGAGGCGTGGCGGGACGGCCCCCAGGCCTACCTCGGCGTCACCGTGTCCGGCTTCCCGAACATGTTCATGCTCTACGGCCCGAACACGAACCTCGGCCACAACTCGATCATCACCATGCTCGAGTGCCAGTTCGACTACGTGCTGCAGGGTCTGGAGGTCTCGCAGGAGAAGGACGCGGCGCTCGACGTCCGCGCGGACGTCCAGCGGCGGTTCAACGACGAGCTGCAGGCCGAGCTGAGCGACAGCTCCTTCGCGGGCAGCTGCAACAGCTGGTACAAGACCGCGGCCGGGCGGATCACCAACAACTGGATGGGCAGCGTCGAGGACTACAAGGCGGCGACCCGCCGGCTCGACGTGGACGCCTACGACCTGGTCCCCACCGGGAGCTGA
- a CDS encoding patatin-like phospholipase family protein, whose amino-acid sequence MRPEIHENTEEPAPLQGDAEVLRLLLRRRDEGSTPLNRSDPHRVALVVGGGGMRGAYAGGMVHALQEAGLNSGFDVVYGASAGAFVGTALLLGHGYEAARIFPDDMANRAFIDRRRFGGRRPMVSLSHLIDEVLVRSKPTDWDALRDSPAPLRVMVTDAADLRPHVLTGLATAAEWRLAMRATAAIPLLTGPPVELHGRRWVDGSIGDPLPVVRALRDGATHVLTLLTRTVPELRRADPAQRVPWWVRSLNLLAPGLGSMTQDGRRYAETIALLSDAAHPDRAGLHLFAITPLRSSGIGGLTTDVPRVERASELGFEAARAALHAAAG is encoded by the coding sequence ATGCGCCCGGAGATCCACGAGAACACGGAGGAGCCCGCCCCGCTACAGGGGGACGCCGAGGTGCTGCGGCTCCTGCTGCGCCGCCGGGACGAGGGCAGCACCCCGCTGAACCGGAGCGATCCCCATCGCGTGGCGCTCGTCGTCGGCGGGGGCGGGATGCGCGGCGCGTACGCGGGGGGCATGGTGCACGCCCTGCAGGAGGCCGGCCTGAACAGCGGTTTCGACGTCGTCTACGGGGCCTCCGCCGGCGCGTTCGTCGGGACGGCGCTGCTGCTGGGACACGGCTACGAGGCCGCCCGGATCTTCCCGGACGACATGGCGAACCGGGCCTTCATCGATCGCCGGCGGTTCGGCGGGCGACGGCCGATGGTCTCCCTCTCGCATCTGATCGACGAGGTGCTCGTGCGCTCGAAGCCGACGGACTGGGACGCGCTGCGGGACTCCCCCGCGCCGCTGCGGGTGATGGTCACCGACGCCGCGGACCTGCGCCCGCACGTGCTCACCGGCCTGGCGACGGCCGCGGAGTGGCGGCTCGCGATGCGGGCCACGGCGGCGATCCCGCTGCTCACCGGGCCGCCGGTGGAGCTGCACGGGCGGCGCTGGGTCGACGGTTCGATCGGCGACCCGCTGCCCGTCGTGCGCGCGCTGCGGGACGGCGCGACGCACGTCCTCACGCTGCTCACGCGGACCGTGCCGGAGCTGCGGCGGGCGGATCCGGCGCAGCGGGTGCCGTGGTGGGTCCGGTCGCTCAACCTGCTCGCGCCCGGCCTCGGGTCCATGACCCAGGACGGCCGGCGCTACGCCGAGACCATCGCGTTGCTCTCCGACGCCGCGCATCCGGACCGCGCGGGCCTCCACCTCTTCGCGATCACGCCGCTGCGCTCCTCCGGGATCGGCGGGCTGACGACGGACGTGCCGCGGGTCGAGCGGGCCTCGGAGCTGGGGTTCGAGGCGGCCCGGGCGGCGCTGCACGCCGCCGCGGGGTAG
- a CDS encoding SpoIIE family protein phosphatase, which produces MIDEPGREPFAYPSLCDPERLRALARTGLTADPDPEMDDIAERVRRWLHVPIGLVSLVQAEQQILPGMSGLPEPWATKRATPLSHSFCREVVVAAAPLAVTDARADPVLRANPAIPELGIVAYVGVPLTDEDGGVLGALCAIDTAPRRWTPTHLDVLRDLARACSTELRLRLSRHDADRERTRRDELEHALRRSLERSRTLLTASQRFTDTSTVADVRDRVGELVSTELAPSYVGISLLGPNRRMQRVDDPAFPLGAEGLRPWANYDLSAVLPTATATREQRLVHYPDLRSFDADHPPGARRLVRDLGLQAVVAAPLPGDTHAVGAVVLGWAEPRTFAPSDLLMITTIAGYAAQALGRAELLQHRTTVAEQLQQAMLTNLPEVPGLRMAARYQPADSREHVGGDWYDAAALPSRDGRGTPVLAVSVGDIIGHTLQAATIMGQVRAMVRQAAWDLPDAPPSRTLTAFETASAGLHLDAAGTAVLAHLHRTAGPGWTMTWSNAGHPPPIVIAPDGRARLLAEHDFLFGFPSVSSLLRRDHRTEIEPGSLLFLYSDGLVEHRDRDLDVGTDRLLALLGRIHEREPAEIVDLAVDGLAPDSPDDVVAFAVRFLPDRGAGAVPRR; this is translated from the coding sequence GTGATCGACGAGCCAGGCCGCGAGCCGTTCGCGTACCCGTCGCTCTGCGATCCCGAGCGGCTGCGCGCCCTGGCCCGGACCGGGCTGACGGCGGATCCGGACCCGGAGATGGACGACATCGCCGAACGGGTGCGGCGGTGGCTGCACGTCCCGATCGGCCTGGTCTCCCTGGTGCAGGCGGAGCAGCAGATCCTCCCGGGCATGTCCGGGCTGCCGGAGCCGTGGGCCACGAAACGCGCCACGCCGCTGAGCCACTCGTTCTGCCGGGAGGTCGTCGTGGCCGCCGCGCCGCTGGCCGTCACCGACGCCCGGGCCGATCCCGTGCTGCGGGCCAACCCGGCGATTCCCGAGCTGGGGATCGTCGCCTACGTCGGCGTGCCGCTGACGGACGAGGACGGCGGCGTCCTCGGCGCGCTGTGCGCCATCGACACCGCGCCCCGCCGGTGGACGCCGACCCATCTCGACGTCCTGCGGGACCTCGCGCGGGCCTGCTCGACGGAGCTCCGGCTGCGCCTGTCCCGCCACGACGCGGACAGGGAACGCACCCGGCGGGACGAGCTGGAGCACGCCCTGCGCCGGTCGCTGGAGCGCAGCCGCACCCTGCTGACCGCGTCGCAGCGGTTCACGGACACGTCCACCGTCGCCGACGTCCGGGACCGGGTCGGCGAGCTGGTGTCCACCGAGCTGGCGCCGTCCTACGTCGGGATCTCCCTGCTCGGCCCCAACCGGCGGATGCAGCGCGTGGACGATCCGGCGTTCCCGCTCGGCGCCGAGGGACTCCGGCCGTGGGCGAACTACGACCTCTCCGCCGTGCTGCCGACGGCGACGGCGACCCGCGAGCAGCGCCTGGTCCACTATCCGGACCTCAGGAGCTTCGACGCCGACCACCCGCCCGGCGCACGCCGGCTGGTCCGGGACCTCGGTCTGCAGGCGGTCGTCGCCGCGCCGTTGCCCGGTGACACGCATGCCGTCGGCGCGGTCGTGCTGGGCTGGGCCGAGCCGCGCACCTTCGCGCCCTCGGACCTGCTGATGATCACGACGATCGCCGGGTACGCCGCGCAGGCCCTCGGCCGGGCCGAGCTCCTGCAGCACCGCACGACCGTCGCCGAGCAGCTCCAGCAGGCGATGCTGACGAACCTGCCGGAGGTTCCCGGCCTGCGGATGGCCGCGCGCTACCAGCCCGCGGACTCCCGCGAGCACGTCGGCGGGGACTGGTACGACGCCGCGGCGCTCCCCTCCCGGGACGGCCGCGGCACCCCCGTGCTCGCGGTGTCGGTGGGCGACATCATCGGCCACACCCTCCAGGCAGCGACGATCATGGGCCAGGTCCGGGCCATGGTGCGACAGGCCGCCTGGGACCTCCCGGACGCCCCGCCGTCCCGGACCCTGACCGCGTTCGAGACCGCGAGCGCGGGGCTCCACCTGGACGCGGCGGGGACCGCCGTCCTCGCCCACCTGCACCGCACGGCGGGCCCGGGCTGGACCATGACCTGGAGCAACGCCGGGCACCCGCCCCCGATCGTGATCGCCCCGGACGGGCGCGCGCGCCTGCTGGCCGAGCACGACTTCCTCTTCGGGTTCCCCTCGGTCTCCTCACTGTTGCGGCGGGACCACCGGACGGAGATCGAGCCCGGTTCGCTGCTGTTCCTCTACTCGGACGGCCTGGTCGAGCACCGGGACCGGGACCTGGACGTCGGGACGGACCGGCTGCTGGCCCTGCTCGGCCGGATCCACGAGCGGGAGCCGGCGGAGATCGTGGACCTCGCGGTCGACGGCCTGGCCCCGGACTCGCCGGACGACGTCGTCGCGTTCGCCGTCAGGTTCCTGCCGGACCGAGGCGCCGGCGCAGTCCCTCGACGATGA
- a CDS encoding alpha/beta hydrolase — protein sequence MEATLPVHPEAQALLGALAEAGMPPFPQMTVPGARAATKGFLDLQGEPEPIAVDNRRIDGPASQIPVRVYTPDGAGPKPLIVYYHGGGWVIGDLEIVDRPLRTIANRTGAVIVSVDYRLAPEHVAPAAFDDCYAATEWAAAHAAELGADPARLIVAGDSAGGHLAASVAQAATDRGGPAIAAQLLLFPATDFDFSTPSYEENADGYLLTRGSMEWFWAHYLGAQNVDIDYLTPGRREDLAGLPPAFVATAEYDPLRDEGEAYARKLEAAGVAVTAKRYDGMLHDFLWTLGATPSGAVIIDDIAAAVTAAVGR from the coding sequence ATGGAGGCGACGTTGCCCGTCCACCCGGAAGCCCAGGCACTGCTCGGAGCACTGGCCGAGGCCGGAATGCCCCCCTTCCCGCAGATGACCGTCCCGGGGGCCCGCGCGGCCACCAAGGGGTTCCTCGACCTGCAGGGCGAACCCGAGCCGATCGCGGTCGACAACCGGCGGATCGACGGGCCGGCGAGCCAGATCCCCGTCCGGGTCTACACCCCGGACGGGGCCGGCCCCAAGCCGCTGATCGTCTATTACCACGGCGGCGGCTGGGTCATCGGTGACCTGGAGATCGTCGACCGGCCGCTGCGCACGATCGCGAACCGGACCGGCGCCGTGATCGTCTCCGTGGACTACCGGCTCGCGCCCGAGCACGTCGCCCCCGCCGCATTCGACGACTGCTACGCCGCCACCGAATGGGCCGCCGCCCACGCCGCGGAGCTGGGCGCGGACCCGGCCCGGCTGATCGTCGCCGGGGACTCCGCGGGCGGGCATCTCGCCGCGTCCGTCGCGCAGGCGGCCACGGACCGCGGCGGCCCGGCCATCGCGGCCCAGCTGCTGCTCTTCCCGGCCACGGACTTCGACTTCTCCACGCCCTCCTACGAGGAGAACGCGGACGGCTACCTGCTCACCCGCGGCTCCATGGAGTGGTTCTGGGCCCACTACCTCGGGGCCCAGAACGTCGACATCGACTACCTGACGCCCGGGCGTCGTGAGGACCTCGCCGGCCTGCCGCCCGCGTTCGTCGCCACCGCCGAGTACGACCCGCTCCGGGACGAGGGCGAGGCCTACGCCCGGAAGCTGGAGGCGGCGGGCGTCGCCGTGACGGCCAAGCGCTACGACGGGATGTTGCACGACTTCCTGTGGACCCTCGGCGCCACGCCGTCCGGCGCGGTGATCATCGACGACATCGCGGCCGCCGTGACCGCGGCGGTCGGCCGATGA
- a CDS encoding enoyl-CoA hydratase/isomerase family protein produces the protein MNGVQVREDGPVRRVTLDRPETRNALTLDDLRDLREAFTVGEDVRAVVLDAAGERAFCAGMNVDVFLALDSEAEARTFIDGLRELLHTVRTAPVTTVCAIDGYCLGAAFELVLACDLRVATTRAAFGLPEIKLGIPSVVDAALLQQYVGLSSAKEIILTGDPYPAASLAGICTAVVEPGELGPRVDELLAKVTGHTRTVLAAQKRLFETWQNTGLADGAVASVDEFARTFAAPETREQLAGYRAALGSRR, from the coding sequence GTGAACGGTGTCCAGGTGCGTGAGGACGGCCCGGTCCGGCGGGTCACGCTGGACCGGCCGGAGACCCGCAACGCCCTCACCCTCGACGACCTGCGCGATCTCCGCGAGGCCTTCACCGTCGGCGAGGACGTCCGTGCGGTCGTCCTCGACGCCGCCGGGGAGCGCGCGTTCTGCGCCGGCATGAACGTCGACGTCTTCCTCGCGCTGGATTCCGAGGCCGAGGCCCGGACCTTCATCGACGGCCTGCGCGAGCTGCTGCACACGGTGCGGACAGCGCCGGTCACCACGGTCTGCGCGATCGACGGCTACTGCCTCGGCGCCGCGTTCGAGCTCGTCCTGGCCTGCGACCTCCGGGTCGCCACCACCCGTGCCGCGTTCGGGCTGCCGGAGATCAAGCTCGGCATCCCGTCGGTCGTCGACGCGGCGCTGCTGCAGCAGTACGTCGGGCTCTCGTCGGCCAAGGAGATCATCCTGACCGGGGACCCGTACCCGGCCGCGAGCCTCGCGGGCATCTGCACCGCGGTCGTCGAACCCGGGGAGCTGGGCCCACGCGTCGACGAGCTCCTGGCGAAGGTCACCGGCCACACGCGGACGGTGCTGGCGGCGCAGAAACGGCTCTTCGAGACCTGGCAGAACACCGGCCTGGCCGACGGCGCGGTCGCCAGCGTCGACGAGTTCGCCAGGACGTTCGCGGCGCCGGAGACCCGCGAACAGCTGGCGGGCTACCGCGCGGCGCTCGGCAGCCGCCGCTGA